Below is a genomic region from Ziziphus jujuba cultivar Dongzao chromosome 7, ASM3175591v1.
aaatatataatataatataaaagggAACTAcatattaaatctaaaaaacCGGTTATAAAGTCTTTAATTAACAACatgtatgtgtatgtgtatatcaAATAAGGTTTTACGATCATAATTAAAAACCAATCTTATTGTACAAGAAATTTGTTGTCTTTGAGCACACaacaaaggcaaaaaaaaaaaaaaaaaaaaaaaaaaaaccccatttTATCACGTAAGAAAGCCACCATCTTTATCTAGTATCTACCAAGAGGAGGAtattaccaccaaaaaaaaaaatggaataaaggAATGGGATTATATCCTGTTTAGGTGTTTGGAATATAACCAAATAGGGAAAAGAAACGTATTAAATCTGACTACTAAAGTAACTGAAATATTTgtccaataaaaaatatgtaacGGAAGTCCTTTTAATCAGATGACACGTGGAGAGCATGCAGAGAATCACAACAGTATATTTTGGTGGGTCCCTTAGGAAGTTTACGGGGTTTCTGGTCTCTTCTAGAAATTGGCTATTGCCGCTCTCTTCAACAAGTTTTTGTtggttgaaaaacaaaaaataataatattaatgaatttttgGGCGTCGTTTTGTAATTTCCATGTTTTGATtgagaaattaataattttgactATACATTCCAACACAAACAATTAGTCAAATCTttacgccaaaaaaaaaaaaaaacaataagtcAAATCGAAATTtgtccaaataaattaataaaaccgAAGATGAGATTCAGagagaataaagaaaatatttatatattatatctattcATGAAAAAGGGAGGCTAAAAGCCCTGAAAACAACCTAAACAAACCGCAAGGCTGGGCATATACTCAGACAAAACAAATTTCCAGCTAAACGAACTACTGGACAACGGCACTTATAGAAAAGCACTAGGAAACACACCTTGATACAACTCCATCAGCTCAGGCTTTCAACTAATAGCGTACTCTTAGGATTTCAAAAAAACTGTACTcctaaaacaaataagtttctaCTAAATCTAAAATAGAAAGATATGATTAAGcttatttgatttataaaacATACAcataattatttcattttagtaatatatatatatatatagagagagagagagagagagagagaaagcaatGTCTCCTTCCAAGAGGTGGGCGACAAGCTAtcacccaaacaaaaaaaaaaaaaaaaaggaccacaAGCATTTATCACTGTTCAATCCAGCAATTGCATATATGATCATGTGACAATCATCCCTCACCAACGGATGGGTGACATCGCCTATACTACCAAAATTGTATgtgcatttatataattaggTTCATATCAGATTCACAATGCCATGAGCCTTTTAAATCCCATCTTTTATATCAATCCgatggatatatacatatataaattataactttccagCTTCCTTCTCCATCAACCTGCAGCTTTATTCCTAATTGTATGAGTTACAATGCTTCTAACTTCTTATAGCAGAGAGACTCTATCCACTCTGCCGAGAGAGAATTAAAATGAAATGTACATGTACAAAAAGAATGATTATTTCTGCATCAAAATCTTTGTTGCCGGAATTAATACAAAGTTATCACAATGGTCACATATGTACAAGACACAATAAAATTACACTCAGTCTCAATCATATGAATTCACAGCACTTTCAAATTGCACATCAAAGATTGCAAGCACACACTTTGTTAGAATGAACATATACATTGTGAATGCAAGGTTAAAGACTTAAATCAGAGAAGTCTCTTCTTGGCGACCATTAATATCTTTTGTATAAGAAACACTCCAACCATTGCTTTGGAGCAGCTGGGTGAATTCCAGAAAGGCGTGATACAAAGCTCTTTTCACTAGTAGCAATCATGCTTGCAATTGAGTAGTTTTTGCTACACAAGCCCCTCTCTGTGAGCCACACATGAAATCTGTATCTGGGTTTAATTCGGTTCTCCAGATCAAAACACAAAAATGCTGGGAAAATATCTAGGTACTGCAAAGAGGATCCCATTTCTTGACACAGAAAATTGACCTTCTGTTCTAGATTCTCTGGATTTTGACTTAAGATCTTCGGAGTCATTCTTAAAATAGTACACAGTTTGGAGAATTTGATACCTCTATTGAGAAGGCAATCAAACCGTCCTTGTAACTCACTACTATTGCCATGCATATGAGTTAAGACCTTCATAGTCAAAGCATTCTCTCCAAACCCAATTCCATGCAAGAAATTCAATTTATTCATTGTATGAATGGGGGTTCTGGTAGATTGGATCCTTTTCAACCCATTTATAAACCCTTGGTCTATATCTTCATTTGGATCGCCGATTGCATAAGTTGCTAATAACTCATGTGAACATGTAATCTTATTGAAAAACCAATCTTGTAGATCCAGAGCCCTTATCGAATGAGGTAAATtgaccattttatttcttcCTAACACATGGGAGTATTTTTGCCTAACAGATTGCAATTCTTCTTTGCTCAGTCCAAAATGTTGCAAGAATCCCAACACTGAGATTACTGGAGTTTCCAAATCAAGATTCAAAATTTCTGGACTCTGAAGAAGCAACAAACCCACTTCACCCTTCCCAATACCAAATTTGCAAAAGTAGTCTGCTTTTTGTACCAAAACCTCTTCTGAACATTCAAGAAAAAGGATTTTCTTCCTACTCATCAATTCCCCTACCTTGCCCTTCTGACAACCTAAATCATAAAACACCCGAATTTTCCTACAGACCTCATAACAAGCATCCACATTTCCCTCAACACAATTTCCCAAACCAAATTCTACGAAAACCCTTTCGAAATCACCAAACAATGCCTCAATATCACCCCCCAGTTCATCTTCTCCACTCAACAATTTTGGGAAAGCCAAACACAAGCCAACCACAGAGAGATTACTAAATCCATATTCCTTAATCCTAGAAAGTCTAGCTGTTAACTCCGCTGAGCTCTTACTGAAAATAGAAGTATCCTCCGTATACAATTTCCCCAACATATTCCATGGAAACCCAAATCCAGAAAGAGCACAAGCAGCATTCAAAACGGTGCCATCTTCCGAAAAGAAGAACTTATTGGAAGGCAAAAACCCAGAAACGTCATTGTAATCTATGCCTATGCTTTCAAAGAAAAACTCAAATTCATTGATTGGATGGTACCTGAGGAGCCTCCTGAAGTTCCTAGGAAAAGTTGAGACCGAGTAATCAATCTTTCTGATGAGATTGGAGAGGGAAAAGATAGAGTTTTTGCCAATGTGCTCGGCGTAGGTGAAGGGCAATGACCTGGTGGCGTGGAGGTAGTCCGTGAGGGCCTTCTGGGCTTGCTGGATAGCTTGGGGCTTGTACTTGGTGTGTATATTTGAAAGGGGCGGGAGTTTCTGAAGCCTGGTGCTGATACTGGTGCTAGTGGTGGTGGCGGTGGAGAAGCAGTGAGAGAGAATGGTGAAGAAAGCTTTGCGAAAGGGCATGGTAAAAGCTCTCTCGTAGATGTGGGGGTATTAGGGCTTTGGggaaacaaaatcaattaagatcctttcatggaaattttattttggatataGAAATTTCTTACTGCGATACCATATGGACCACCGATTAGCAAAATTTTCTACTGTCAGGATGAATGAGGATTAAACAATGCTTTCTTCTTCTCTGTGATTACAGTACTCTCTTCTTTATGTTTGGTCTAAACTTACCAAAAGGGTgtccttttcattttctttttcttcctcaaaaaaaaaaaaagagagtaaattattcacaatttttattgtcattttttttcttccattgcccctattttaaaccaaaattttatgtgcaaaaaatattaaattgttggACCATCCATAAAGATTCATGAAATTTAAcagcttttttttatattatagatTTTGATCATACAACATGAGATTAATGTAATACCAATACAAATATGAATATCAGTCAAGAAGTATTCTATAAAagattcaccccaaaaaaaaaaaaaaaaggtattctataaaagaaaaaagtattatcccaattcatatatatatatatatatatatatgtggctaTGTTTTCAAGTGGAAATTAAGTCCTTCACTTCGGACATAAAACCTTTTAGTTTATGATGAATATTAGATCTTCGATACTATATTCCAAATGTTCAAACACAAACGAAAACAAATCAATTCAAATTtctataatataattttgggggaaaagaaaatgacaaatCCATTGTTTGCTTATGATTAAAcgaaattattttgtaaataaaattggCGTAAAAATGAGAAATAAGGGCAAATATGTAATTTGACTGTTGCTTTAAACCCTTCCCTTCCTTAGCTTCATAGTCGTTATTCAGCGTTTTCGCCCCAAAACCATCCTCTTTGAGCCAAAAACACATAACGCAAACAAATGGCGCAACCAGGCGAAATTCCCTTTAAACCCACGGATCCCGTTGTGCTATCCGATCCGGGATCCGGAATCGGACAATCGGCCACCGGGAAGCGCCGCCGAGAGGACGAATTTCCAGCTGAAACGAGAGCTGGAGAAGAGGCCGATGAATCGGCGCCGAAGCGGCGGGCTCAAGCTCAGGACGTCCTCTTCAGGATCGTTGTTCCATCGAGGCAGATAGGCAAGGTCATCGGTAAAGAAGGTTGCCGAATCCAGAAGATTCGCGAGGAGACCAAAGCTACCATCAAAATCGCCGATGCTGTTGCCGTAAGTCAATCCCGGCCATCGTTAATTAGGTTTTAGTTGCCCTCTGTTTGGTTCCCgagaaagtaaaagaaaatcaaacctctttttttttttcttacgaGATGACTGTTATACGTTTTGCAGCGACACGAAGAGCGTGTGATTATTATAAGTTCTAAGGATAATGACAATGGAGTTTCTGACGCTGAGAATGCGCTACAGCATATTGCGGGTTTAATTCTAAaggtaatttcttttttttttaccattgcAGTTGACAATGCGCTACGGTAAATTGCGATTTGTGTTGTGTTTTTGCTGCTTGTCATGTCAGAAGGATACTAATTTTACTGACTCTTCGAATTGACTTATAAAAtggatgttttcttttttccatttgtaTTATTGGCAGGAAGATGATATTGGAACTGAGGCATCGAAAGTTGGTTCAGGACATGTGGCTGCCAATACAATAAGGCTTTTGATTGCTGGGTCGCAGGCAGGTTGCTTAATTGGGATGTCTGGTCAGAATATTGAGAAATTGAGGAATTCTTCTGGTGCCACCATATCGATACTAGCTCAGAATCAGTTGCCTTTGTGTGCATCTGCTTATGAATCTGATCGTGTGGTACAGGTGAGCTTCACTACCATTGTAAATTGTAAAGGAGAAGGCATGTGCATGCTTTCTGTTATTTTATGGTCTAAAGCTGTGATTTAGTTTTCAAAAGACATTTTTCTATATCTCTGCCTAACATAATGCTTGTAATTTGTTGGTgaggttttatttttaatggagATTTTTCTTGACAAACCCAACTATAGCTGGAATGTAATATTGAGAACTGATTCTGACATTGtgaaaatttaaatggatgAGGGAGGTGTAGGTCCAGAGGCACCAAGTAAAATCAGGATGGAACATTAAACCTCTGCTTCAATACTCGATAGCATTTGACAATAGATATCTCTCTGGGTGGAAGATTTGAGATTCAAATATTTCAATGTTTAAAATTTCCCTATATGAATTGGTTGAATGTTAacctttttccttgttttacatGGACTATCAGTATTTCTTTCTAGTTTTAATATAGAATAATGATTTAAATGCCTGTTCAATTCAGGTATCTGGCGATGTTTCTGCTGTTGTAAAGGCTCTTGGGGAGATTGGTTGTCAACTAAGGTATATTTTGCATTGCTTCTTGTTTCAGCCTTTAGAATGTGTGTTTTTTCAGTATATCTAATTAGTTTTCATATCCATGTTGTTAGGGAAAACCCACCTCGACAAGTGATTTCTATAAGCCCGACGTATAATTATACATCAGTTCGCCCACCTCAACCATACTTAGACCCAACTTCAGGTTATCAATTTTCTCCATATAAAAGTATCTCAACTGCCACATTTGCGGCAATAATCAAGTTTTAATATTGTCTTATAACCACATCATCTTTAGGACAACCAATCTTGCAGCTGATTATGTAACCTTCGAGATGCTGATATCAGAAACCCTAGTTGGTGGTTTGATCGGCAGGTGCGGCTCCAACATATCAAGGATCAGGAATGAATCTGGAGCAATGATCAAGGTGGGCAGATTTGTATTTCAAGCTGTTATGattagagcatctccaatggttCTTTCTATTGGAGTCTATGCAGCATTGATTTTGGAAAGTGTTCATGCTTATATGGTATTCtttctatttaatagataatgtttTAGGCAATTTCTCTCTAATGGGTTCTGTTTAAAATTTTCTGAAatgctaatatataattttttattttaaaattatatctaattaaaaaaaaaatcaaaaactcacgcaggagttttttttttttttaacaaaaataaataaaatgttgacTCAGCATGTCTAACAGAACTTCCAGAAGTATACAGTGTTCTtcatagtttaattttttttgttgtcacATCAGCTTGACAGAACTAATGCATAGAGCtattgaagaatattttttaaaatttttatctatttatctgaTGTGGCAAACGATTTTTAAATGAACAGAGaaccattggagatgctcttgGCTCTTCAGTTGTATTTTTGCTACTGGTAAACTGGTACAGTTACATGTCTTGTTTTGTTTGGTGCTGTTGTTCTAGATTAATAATTGGTAGATGACGTCAGAGGAGTCTTTGTTGATGGCAAATTGATAGGTTATTTGTATTACACTATTTCACTTCTAGGTTTAAAGTTCAAGATTTACATAATCCACCACAATTTGAAGTAACATTTTCTTTGCAATTCGTTATGTTCTTCTATGGGTTTCTGTTGCAGGTGTATGGTGGGAAAGGTGAACAAAAGCACAGGCAAATCCAATTTGGTGGTAGTGCCCAACAGGTATGTTCATCTTTTCATTGTTATTCATGATAACTTCATGTCCACTTTGTTTCTTATTCACTGTATCTATCGGTTGTGCATGAACTGTTAAGGTGTGGAAACTTTTGTTCGCATTTTCACTGgagttaattatttttgttaagtATTTCctgaaaagaaattcaaaatgtaTATTTGATTGTTCTTGATCTTTTAGATTGTTTTAACTTAACAGGTGGCATTGGCGAAGCAAAGGGTCGATGAATACATATATTCTCAGTTGAAACAAGAAGGAGCTCAAGAAGCAATGTAAATTCCCACCTTTCAATGtatctttttctaatttttcttttttggtcaaTCCCCCGTTATTTATTTGATTCTAGTAAACATGGGTAAGTCTCCCTCTCAAACTCTTATGTTTGGGAGAGTTCGAGATGTTCTCTATAGAAAATGTCAAAAGTGTCTAACGTGTGTGATATGTTTTGTGGGTCAAAAAGTTGGgcctcatcatcatcaatagTTAATTGTattgtaaaattgaattttccatttttgcCGACTGATTTGCAGAACGTTACTGAGACAATGATCTTGATCTACAATGAAGAGCTGATTGATATGCTTTCCTCCTGGTTTGCTGAAGTTAAGTGGAGCATTCGTGATGATAGGCTTCTATTTATAGGCTGATCATCACAAGCTCGCGTCGTCTCAACTGTTTCCAGTCTCAGTGCTTTGGCATAGGCTTGAACGAGATACAACGTAGATTGGTTATCCTATTTATTGCAACAATGATGTACCCGGTTTTCTAAATCTTGTGTCATAAAGTGACTTTGTATTGTAACAATTGGTTTTCCAATGGTAGATGAGAAATAGTTTTTTACGTCAACAAACATATTCAGGCGGATAATTGAATAACCTAAGG
It encodes:
- the LOC107424235 gene encoding flowering locus K homology domain isoform X3; translated protein: MAQPGEIPFKPTDPVVLSDPGSGIGQSATGKRRREDEFPAETRAGEEADESAPKRRAQAQDVLFRIVVPSRQIGKVIGKEGCRIQKIREETKATIKIADAVARHEERVIIISSKDNDNGVSDAENALQHIAGLILKEDDIGTEASKVGSGHVAANTIRLLIAGSQAGCLIGMSGQNIEKLRNSSGATISILAQNQLPLCASAYESDRVVQVSGDVSAVVKALGEIGCQLRENPPRQVISISPTYNYTSVRPPQPYLDPTSADYVTFEMLISETLVGGLIGRCGSNISRIRNESGAMIKVYGGKGEQKHRQIQFGGSAQQVALAKQRVDEYIYSQLKQEGAQEAITLLRQ
- the LOC107424235 gene encoding uncharacterized protein LOC107424235 isoform X1, giving the protein MAQPGEIPFKPTDPVVLSDPGSGIGQSATGKRRREDEFPAETRAGEEADESAPKRRAQAQDVLFRIVVPSRQIGKVIGKEGCRIQKIREETKATIKIADAVARHEERVIIISSKDNDNGVSDAENALQHIAGLILKEDDIGTEASKVGSGHVAANTIRLLIAGSQAGCLIGMSGQNIEKLRNSSGATISILAQNQLPLCASAYESDRVVQVSGDVSAVVKALGEIGCQLRENPPRQVISISPTYNYTSVRPPQPYLDPTSADYVTFEMLISETLVGGLIGRCGSNISRIRNESGAMIKVGRFVFQAVMIRASPMVLSIGVYAALILESVHAYMVYGGKGEQKHRQIQFGGSAQQVALAKQRVDEYIYSQLKQEGAQEAITLLRQ
- the LOC107424236 gene encoding transcription termination factor MTEF18, mitochondrial, yielding MPFRKAFFTILSHCFSTATTTSTSISTRLQKLPPLSNIHTKYKPQAIQQAQKALTDYLHATRSLPFTYAEHIGKNSIFSLSNLIRKIDYSVSTFPRNFRRLLRYHPINEFEFFFESIGIDYNDVSGFLPSNKFFFSEDGTVLNAACALSGFGFPWNMLGKLYTEDTSIFSKSSAELTARLSRIKEYGFSNLSVVGLCLAFPKLLSGEDELGGDIEALFGDFERVFVEFGLGNCVEGNVDACYEVCRKIRVFYDLGCQKGKVGELMSRKKILFLECSEEVLVQKADYFCKFGIGKGEVGLLLLQSPEILNLDLETPVISVLGFLQHFGLSKEELQSVRQKYSHVLGRNKMVNLPHSIRALDLQDWFFNKITCSHELLATYAIGDPNEDIDQGFINGLKRIQSTRTPIHTMNKLNFLHGIGFGENALTMKVLTHMHGNSSELQGRFDCLLNRGIKFSKLCTILRMTPKILSQNPENLEQKVNFLCQEMGSSLQYLDIFPAFLCFDLENRIKPRYRFHVWLTERGLCSKNYSIASMIATSEKSFVSRLSGIHPAAPKQWLECFLYKRY
- the LOC107424235 gene encoding RNA-binding KH domain-containing protein PEPPER isoform X2 is translated as MAQPGEIPFKPTDPVVLSDPGSGIGQSATGKRRREDEFPAETRAGEEADESAPKRRAQAQDVLFRIVVPSRQIGKVIGKEGCRIQKIREETKATIKIADAVARHEERVIIISSKDNDNGVSDAENALQHIAGLILKEDDIGTEASKVGSGHVAANTIRLLIAGSQAGCLIGMSGQNIEKLRNSSGATISILAQNQLPLCASAYESDRVVQVSGDVSAVVKALGEIGCQLRENPPRQVISISPTYNYTSVRPPQPYLDPTSADYVTFEMLISETLVGGLIGRCGSNISRIRNESGAMIKRTIGDALGSSVVFLLLVNWCMVGKVNKSTGKSNLVVVPNRWHWRSKGSMNTYILS